CGTCATGTTCCTCCCCGCCCGCGCGACCGCCGCCTGTCTCGCGGTCGCGGCCGGGTCGGTCGGGACGCTCTCGCGGGCCCGCTCGTGGGCGCGGGAGCCGGGGTCGCCGAACTCCGGGTGGCCGATGGCGACCGCGGCGGCCGCGCTCGACGTGCGGCTGGCGAAGCCGGGTCACTACGCGCTCAACCCGACCGCCCGGTCCCCGAGCGTCGCCGACGCGGAGCGGGCGGTCCGGCTCGTCGGCGTCGCCGGCGCTGTCGCCGTCGCGGGGACGGCGGGGTGGCTGGCAGCGGTCGCGGGGGTGATCGCGTGGTCCTGACGGACGGGATCGCCGCCCTCCGGGGCGCGCTCGGCTTCCTCACGCGGATCCCCGCGGGGCGGAGCGAGGCCGCGTGGAAGGCGTTCGCGGGGGCGCCGTGGACCTTCCCGCTCGTCGGCTACCTCGTCGGCGCGCTCGTCGCGCTCCCCCTGCTCGCGCCCGCCCCCGCGCCGACGGTCGCGCTGGCGTTCCCGCTCGCCGTCTACGCCGTGACCGGGATCACCCACCTCGACGGCGTGGCGGACCTCGGCGACGCGGCGGTCGTCCACGGCGGCCCGGAGGCGCGCCGCGAGGTCATGACGGACTCGGCGCTCGGCGTCGGCGGGACGGTCGCGCTCGTCGCCGTGGTCCTCGGGCTGGCGACCGCCGCGCTCGGACTGGCCGAGGCCGCGGGGACGACGGGCGCAGCCGGCGCGGGGGTCACCGGCGGCGTCGCCGTCGCGGTCGGCATCGTCGTCGCGAGCGAGGTCGGCGCGAAGGCCGCGACGGCGACGCTCGTCTGCGTCGGGGACACCGCCCACGAGGGGCTCGGATCCGCGCTGACCGAAGAAATCGACGCCGGGTCGGCACTCCCGGTCCTCGCGCTCACGGCGCCCGCCGCGCTCCTCGCGTGGCCGCGGGTCCTGCCGGGGGTCGCCGCGCTCCTCGCTGCGCTGGCGACGGCGGGAGCCCTCCGAGGATGGGCCCGTCGACGGCTCGGCGGCGTCTCCGGCGACGTGCTTGGCGCGACGAACGAGCTCGCGCGGGTCGCCGCGCTGCACGCGGGGGTGATCGCGTGGACGCGCTTCTGATGTGCGGCGGCCGCGGCACCCGCCTCGGCGGCGAGACGGAGAAGCCGCTGACCCGGGTCGCGGAGCGGCCGATGGTCGACCGCGTGTGCGACGCGCTCGCCGGGAGCCGCGTCGAGACGGCGTACGCGGTCGTCTCGCCGCACGCGTCGGCGACGCGCGCGCACCTCGTCGAGGAGCGCCCGAACCTCCCCGTGATCGACGCGCCGGGCGACGGCTACGTCGCCGACCTGCGGTACGCGATGGAGGCGGTCGGAGAGGCCGACGTGGACGAGGCGGTCGACGCGGGCGACTCGACCCCACCGCCCCTCCTCACCGTCGCCGCCGATCTCCCCCTCCTCGACCCCGCGGCCGTCGACGCCGTGATCGACGCGGCCCGGGCCGCCGGCGACGGCGACGCGCCGAGGTCGCTCACCGTCTGCGTCCCCGCGGCGCGCAAGCGGGAGCTCGGCGTCAGCGCCGACGCGGCGACCGAGGTGAACGGCCGCGAGGTCGTCCCCGCCGGGATCAACGTCGTGGGGGGAGGAGAAGTCGGAAGCGACGACGACGGCGACAGCGACCACGGGACCGACGACGACGGCGACGCCGCCGTCCACGTCACCGAGGACGCGCGGCTCGCCGTCAACGTCAACTACCCGTCGGACGTGCGGATCGCAGAGCGACTCCTCAATGAAGGAGAGACCGACGACTGAGACCACACCCATGAAATTCGACACCGCGACCGACCTCGACCGTGCGCCTCACGGGAGCAGCGACGACCCCGATCTGCTGGACTTCTCGGCGAACACAAATCCCGAGGTGCCCGAGGGCGTCGAGGCGGTCTACCGCGAGGCGTTCGCCGACGCCCGGTCGTATCCCGCGGAGCCGCCGGCGGCGTTCCGCGAGGCCGCGGGCGAGTACGTCGGCTGCGACCCCGAGTCCGTCGTCCCGACGCCCGGCGGGCTCGCAGCCATCCGGGCCGCGGTCGCGCTCGCGGTCGACCCGGGCGACACCGCGCTCGTCCCGGCGCCGAGCTTCGGCGAGTACGCCCGCGAGGTCCGGCTGCAGGGCGGCGAGCCCGCGTTCGTCTCGGCGGAGGCCGTCCTCGACGCCGACCCGCGCGGCCACGCGCTCGCGGTCGTCTGCGACCCGAACAATCCGACCGGGACGGGGTACGACCGCGCGGCGCTGGAGCGGTTCGCGGCGCGGTGCCGCGAGGCCGACACGCGCCTCCTCGTCGACGAGGCGTTCCTCGGGTTCACCGACCGCCCGTCGCTCGCGGGGACCGAGGGGGTCGTGGTCGCCCGGTCGCTCACGAAGCTGTTCGGCCTGCCCGGGATCCGGACGGGGTTCGCGGTCGCGACGGGCGCGTTCGGCGCGGCGCTGTCGAGCGCCCGGCGCCCGTGGAACCTGAGCGTCTCGGCGCTCGCGACCGGCGCGTACTGTATGCGGCGGGACGGGTTTATCAGGGAGACCCGCGAGCGCGTCCGCTCGGAGCGCGCCCGGATGCGGGAGGCCCTCGCCGAGCGCTACGCGGTCGCCACCTCCGACGCGCCGTTCCTCCTGCTCGACGTCGGGGAGGCGGGACGGTCGGTCGAGAGCGTCGTCGCGGCGGCCCGCGAACGCGGCGTGGCGATCCGGGACGCGACCACCTTCCGCGGGCTCGACTCGCACGTCAGGGTCGCGGTGCGCCGGCCCGCCGAGAACGACCGGCTGCTGGCGGCGCTCGGTGTGGGGGACGAGACCGCGGCCGGCACGGGGTCGGCCGGGGCGACAACCGATACGGAGACGGCCGACGGGACGACAACCGACCCGGAGGGCGACGATGTTTGAGGCGACCGTGCGCGACGGCGTCCTCCGCCTCCGACACCCGGAAACACGTTGGCTCTCGACCGGGTGGAACGGCGGGCGCTCGCGGGCGGCCGCCGCGTACAACGTCACCGTCCCCGAGGGATTCGACCGCACCGACCTCGGCGCGTACCGCGACGAGCGGCTGACGCGGGCGAGATTTAAAAACGAGAGCGACCCGCCGACCCTGTTCACCGGCGTCGCGATGGAGCACGCGCGGGGCGCGCGCCGCGGGCCCGTCGTCGCGTACGCGACCGCCGGGCTCTCGAACCCGGCGATGCTCCCGATGGATCCGGAGAGGGCGGCTGGCGACGCCCGCGATCCGGAGGGCGAGTCCGAGGCGACGACGGAGGGACCGCCCCGGCGACCCGGCACGGTCAACCTGATCCTCGGCACGACCCGGCGGCTCGCCGACGGCGCCGCGGCGAACCTCGTCGCCGTCGCGGCGGAGGCGAAGGCGGCGACGCTGCTCGCGACCGCGGGCGTGCCGGGGACCACGAGCGACGCGGTCGTGATCGCCGACGACCCCGACGGGGAGCCGGCGGCGTTCTCGGGGAGCGCCACGCCGGTCGGCGCGGCGGCCCGCGTCTGCGTCCGGGACGCGGTGCGCGCCAGCCTGCGGTCGCGGTATCCGGACGGCGACCTGCCCGGTCCGGCCGCCGACGCCGAGCACGGCGTCGTCGCCGACGAGCGGGCGGAGGTCTTCGATCCATGACACACGACACCGACGACACCGACGGCGACGCATCGACCGAGACCGACCCGAGCGACGACGGCGAACCGGGGGACGACGACCCGGCCGTCCGGACTCCCGGCGGCGGCGCGGCCCCCGAGCCGGAGCCCATCGAGCCGGCCGCGCCCGAGGAGTTCGGGCTCGTCCAAGCCTGGTGGGGCGACGGGAAGGGGAAGACGACGGCGGCGATGGGGATGGGATTCCGGGCCGCGGGGCACGGCTACCGCGTCCACATGCTCCAGTTCATGAAGGGGGGCGCCGACAGCGTCGAGGGCGTCCGCGGCGAGTACAACGCCATCGCCGCGATGCCGGGCTTCAGCTACGAGAACGCCGGCCACTACGGCTGGCACGGCCTCCTCGACGGCTCGGCGGACGACGAGCACGACGCGAAGGCCGCGGCCGCCTTCGAGCGCGCCGAGGCGCTCGTCGCGGGCGCCGCCGAAACGGACCTGACCGAACCGCTCCCGCTCGACGGCGACCCTGACAACGGGGTCCACATGCTGATCTTAGACGAGCTTCTGTACGCGGCCGACCGCGGGCTCGTCGACCCCGACGAGGTCGTCGCGCTCGCGGAGTCGAAGCCGGACGGCCTCGAACTCGTCCTCACCGGGAGCCACGCGGAGCCCGAGTATCTGGAGGGGGTCGCCGACCTGATCACGAACGTCCGGAAGGTGGCGCACCCCTTCGACGCGGGCCACCGGGCGCGGCGGGGGACGGAGTACTGAGGCCGTGAGCGAGATGGCGGACACCGTCCTGATCGCCGGCACGGCGAGCCACGCCGGCAAGAGCACGCTGGCGGCCGGGCTCTGCCGGCACCTCGCCCGGAACGGGGTCGCGGTCGCCCCGTTCAAGGCCCAGAACATGAGCAACAACGCCCGGGTCGCGCTCGCGCCGGACGGCGAGTGGGGCGAGATCGGCGTCTCCCAGTACGTGCAGGCCCGGGCCGCCGGCGTCCCGGCGACGACCGACGTGAACCCCGTGCTGCTCAAGCCCCGCGGCGACGGCGAGAGCCAGCTGATCGTCGACGGGGAGGCGGTCGGGCACTTCGCGGCCGGCGACTACTACGAATCGCACTGGGAGGCCGCCCGCGAGGCCGCGGTCGCGGCGCACCGCCGCCTCGCGGTCGATCACGACGTGATCGTCGCGGAGGGGGCGGGCAGCATCGCCGAGATCAACCTCCACGACCGCGACCTCGCCAATATCGAGAGCGCGCGGTTCGCCGACGCTCGGATCCTGATCGCGGTCGACATCGAGCGCGGCGGCGCCTTCGCGAGCCTCTACGGCACCCTCGAACTACTCCCCGAGGACGTCCGCGACCGCGTCGCCGGCGCGGTCATCACGAAGTTCCGCGGGGACCCGACCCTGCTGGAGCCCGGCATCGCCGAGATCGAGGAGCGCACGGGCGTCCCGATCGTCGGCGTCGTCCCGCACGACGACCCCGGGCTCCCCGCGGAGGACAGCCTCTCGCTGCCGGGCGCGGACGGCGGGGACGGGCGAGGGAGCGCCGGTCGGAAGGGCGGTGATCCCGGCGTCCTCGGCGACGACGACGGCGTCCCCGACGCCGACGCAGTCCGGGTCGCCGTCCCTCGGCTCCCGCGCATCTCGAACTTCACGGACATGGAGCCGCTGGCGCGCGAGCCCGGTGTCCGGGTCGCGTACGTCCCGCTGGACGCGTCCCGTGACGGCGGGACCGACCCCCTCGGCGACGCCGACGCGGTCGTCCTCCCCGGGTCGAAGAACACCGTCGACGACCTGCTCGCGCTCCGTGAGGCCGGCTTCGACGACGCGCTCCGGGACTTTTCCGGGCCGGTCGTCGGCCTCTGTGGCGGCTACCAGATCCTCGGCGAGCGGCTGACGAACGCCGACGTCGAGGGGACCGGGTCGGCGACCGACGTCGAGGGCGTCGGCGTCCTGCCGGTCGAGACGCGGTTCGCGACCGACAAGCGCGTGGAGCGCGTGACGCGCTCGGTCGAGGGCGTCGGCCCGCTCGCTGGCGCCGAGGGGACCGCGACGGGCTACGAGATCCACATGGGCCGGTCGTCGCCGACCGAGGCGGTCGCCTCCCCGCTGGGACCGGAGAGCGCGGCGACCGACCGGGCGCTCGGGACCTACCTCCACGGCCTCTTCGAGAACAAGGGCGTCCGGACGGCGTTCGTCGAGCGCGTCTTCGCGGCGGCGGGGAAATCGCGGCCGGCGGTCGGATCGGGCGACGGCGACGGGGACGCG
Above is a window of Halorubrum depositum DNA encoding:
- the cobS gene encoding adenosylcobinamide-GDP ribazoletransferase, which translates into the protein MVLTDGIAALRGALGFLTRIPAGRSEAAWKAFAGAPWTFPLVGYLVGALVALPLLAPAPAPTVALAFPLAVYAVTGITHLDGVADLGDAAVVHGGPEARREVMTDSALGVGGTVALVAVVLGLATAALGLAEAAGTTGAAGAGVTGGVAVAVGIVVASEVGAKAATATLVCVGDTAHEGLGSALTEEIDAGSALPVLALTAPAALLAWPRVLPGVAALLAALATAGALRGWARRRLGGVSGDVLGATNELARVAALHAGVIAWTRF
- a CDS encoding NTP transferase domain-containing protein; its protein translation is MCGGRGTRLGGETEKPLTRVAERPMVDRVCDALAGSRVETAYAVVSPHASATRAHLVEERPNLPVIDAPGDGYVADLRYAMEAVGEADVDEAVDAGDSTPPPLLTVAADLPLLDPAAVDAVIDAARAAGDGDAPRSLTVCVPAARKRELGVSADAATEVNGREVVPAGINVVGGGEVGSDDDGDSDHGTDDDGDAAVHVTEDARLAVNVNYPSDVRIAERLLNEGETDD
- a CDS encoding aminotransferase class I/II-fold pyridoxal phosphate-dependent enzyme; its protein translation is MKFDTATDLDRAPHGSSDDPDLLDFSANTNPEVPEGVEAVYREAFADARSYPAEPPAAFREAAGEYVGCDPESVVPTPGGLAAIRAAVALAVDPGDTALVPAPSFGEYAREVRLQGGEPAFVSAEAVLDADPRGHALAVVCDPNNPTGTGYDRAALERFAARCREADTRLLVDEAFLGFTDRPSLAGTEGVVVARSLTKLFGLPGIRTGFAVATGAFGAALSSARRPWNLSVSALATGAYCMRRDGFIRETRERVRSERARMREALAERYAVATSDAPFLLLDVGEAGRSVESVVAAARERGVAIRDATTFRGLDSHVRVAVRRPAENDRLLAALGVGDETAAGTGSAGATTDTETADGTTTDPEGDDV
- a CDS encoding adenosylcobinamide amidohydrolase — translated: MFEATVRDGVLRLRHPETRWLSTGWNGGRSRAAAAYNVTVPEGFDRTDLGAYRDERLTRARFKNESDPPTLFTGVAMEHARGARRGPVVAYATAGLSNPAMLPMDPERAAGDARDPEGESEATTEGPPRRPGTVNLILGTTRRLADGAAANLVAVAAEAKAATLLATAGVPGTTSDAVVIADDPDGEPAAFSGSATPVGAAARVCVRDAVRASLRSRYPDGDLPGPAADAEHGVVADERAEVFDP
- a CDS encoding cob(I)yrinic acid a,c-diamide adenosyltransferase: MTHDTDDTDGDASTETDPSDDGEPGDDDPAVRTPGGGAAPEPEPIEPAAPEEFGLVQAWWGDGKGKTTAAMGMGFRAAGHGYRVHMLQFMKGGADSVEGVRGEYNAIAAMPGFSYENAGHYGWHGLLDGSADDEHDAKAAAAFERAEALVAGAAETDLTEPLPLDGDPDNGVHMLILDELLYAADRGLVDPDEVVALAESKPDGLELVLTGSHAEPEYLEGVADLITNVRKVAHPFDAGHRARRGTEY
- a CDS encoding cobyric acid synthase, with product MADTVLIAGTASHAGKSTLAAGLCRHLARNGVAVAPFKAQNMSNNARVALAPDGEWGEIGVSQYVQARAAGVPATTDVNPVLLKPRGDGESQLIVDGEAVGHFAAGDYYESHWEAAREAAVAAHRRLAVDHDVIVAEGAGSIAEINLHDRDLANIESARFADARILIAVDIERGGAFASLYGTLELLPEDVRDRVAGAVITKFRGDPTLLEPGIAEIEERTGVPIVGVVPHDDPGLPAEDSLSLPGADGGDGRGSAGRKGGDPGVLGDDDGVPDADAVRVAVPRLPRISNFTDMEPLAREPGVRVAYVPLDASRDGGTDPLGDADAVVLPGSKNTVDDLLALREAGFDDALRDFSGPVVGLCGGYQILGERLTNADVEGTGSATDVEGVGVLPVETRFATDKRVERVTRSVEGVGPLAGAEGTATGYEIHMGRSSPTEAVASPLGPESAATDRALGTYLHGLFENKGVRTAFVERVFAAAGKSRPAVGSGDGDGDAVGVTDDRSPYDRAADLVADNVDLAAIGFGDLG